The Engystomops pustulosus chromosome 9, aEngPut4.maternal, whole genome shotgun sequence genome includes a window with the following:
- the TMEM250 gene encoding transmembrane protein 250, with the protein MPVIPIPRRVRSFHGPHTTCLHSACGPVRTTHLVRTKYNNFDIYLKSRWMYGFIRFLLYFSCSLFTSILWVALSILFCLQYLGIRVFLRFQYKLSIILLLLGRRRLDFSLLNELLIYGIHVTMLLVGGLGWCFMVFIDM; encoded by the coding sequence ATGCCTGTAATCCCCATTCCTCGTCGTGTTCGGTCATTCCACGGCCCACACACCACCTGCCTGCACTCTGCCTGCGGACCGGTCCGGACCACACACCTGGTGCGCACCAAGTACAACAACTTTGACATCTACCTGAAGTCCAGATGGATGTACGGCTTCATCCGTTTCCTGCTGTACTTCAGCTGCAGCCTTTTTACTTCCATCCTCTGGGTGGCACTGTCCATCCTGTTTTGCCTTCAGTATTTGGGCATCCGAGTATTCCTGCGCTTCCAGTACAAGCTGTCcatcatcctgctgctgctggggcgGAGGCGGCTCGACTTTAGCCTCCTGAACGAACTGCTTATTTATGGGATCCACGTAACCATGCTGCTTGTCGGAGGACTGGGCTGGTGTTTTATGGTGTTTATAGATATGTAA